In a single window of the Bradyrhizobium erythrophlei genome:
- a CDS encoding efflux RND transporter permease subunit, with amino-acid sequence MGPSTPFIRRPIATTLLTFGLAAAGAVAFFKLPVSPLPQVDFPTISVQATLPGASPQDVATTVASPLERHLGQIADVTEMTSSSTVGATRITLQFGLNRDINGAARDVQAAINAARADLPTSLRSNPTYRKVNPADAPILILTLTSDTMTRGDLYDAASTVLAQKLSQVEGIGEVIVGGSSLPAVRVDLIPQVIYKYGIGLEDVRAALASANAHSPKGGIDVGDQRYQIYANDQANKAADYQSLIVAYRNGAPVHLSDIGEVTDGVENLRNAGLANGKPAVLVILYRQPGANIISTVDLVKGLMPQLRASVSPAIDIGLAVDRSTTIRTSLRDVERSLILAVLLVIIVVFAFLRNLRATLVPVVAVSVSLIATFAAMYLMGYSLDNLSLMALTVATGFVVDDAIVVLENITRYIEDGMSPLQAALRGANEVGFTVLSMSISLIAVFIPILLMGGIVGRLFREFAMTISIAIVISLAVSLATTPMMCAVLLRHESGQGHGRLYRASERFFDSMLNFYRRTLTVALLHPRSIMVVLGAVLFLNFVLYYYIPKGFFPQQDTGRVVGSIQADQSISFQLMQQKLAQFVTIIKQDPAVETVVGFTGGGQTNSGFVFASLRPLGERNISADGVIARLRREMSVVPGATLFLQAVQDIRVGGRASNAQYQYTLQGSSLEELNDWTPKIAAALQGDPNLADVNSDQQNKGLESDLVIDRDAAARLGITVSQIDNTLYDAFGQRQVSTIYVARNQYHVIMEVAPRYWESPETLKDVYISTSGGSVGGSQATNAVAGTVVATGTSAAANSANAQAARNLATNSIGATGKGVASTGSAVSTSQETMIPLSAVAHFTQGATPLAVNHQGLLVASTISFNLPPNVSLSTAIASIEAAMNKIGVPASVRGTFQGSAKAFQDSLSNQPFLILAALVTIYIVLGVLYESYVHPLTILSTLPSAGVGALLALMAFHVDFSIMALIGVILLIGIVKKNAIMMIDFALDAERRRGLSPLDAIHEACLLRFRPIMMTTMAAMLGALPLALGMGDGGELRQPLGIAIVGGLALSQLLTLYSTPVIYLYMDRFRIWSRGLRGGRDAPFSPGPGLQPGE; translated from the coding sequence ATGGGCCCGTCTACCCCCTTCATTCGGCGGCCGATCGCAACGACGTTGCTGACCTTCGGGCTTGCCGCGGCGGGGGCCGTCGCGTTCTTCAAGCTGCCGGTGTCGCCGCTGCCGCAGGTCGATTTTCCGACCATTTCGGTCCAGGCGACGTTGCCCGGTGCCAGCCCGCAGGATGTCGCCACCACGGTGGCGAGCCCGCTCGAGCGCCATCTCGGGCAGATCGCCGACGTCACCGAGATGACCTCGTCGAGCACGGTGGGCGCGACCCGCATCACCCTGCAGTTCGGGCTCAACCGGGATATCAACGGCGCGGCGCGCGACGTTCAGGCGGCGATCAACGCGGCTCGCGCCGACCTTCCGACCAGCCTGCGGTCCAATCCGACCTATCGCAAGGTCAATCCCGCCGACGCCCCGATCCTGATCCTGACTTTGACGTCGGACACGATGACGCGTGGCGATCTCTACGACGCGGCATCGACCGTGCTGGCGCAGAAACTGTCGCAGGTCGAGGGAATCGGCGAAGTCATTGTCGGCGGCAGTTCGCTGCCTGCGGTGAGAGTCGATCTCATTCCGCAGGTGATTTACAAATACGGCATCGGTCTCGAAGACGTCCGCGCCGCACTTGCCAGCGCCAACGCGCACAGCCCGAAGGGCGGCATCGACGTCGGCGATCAACGCTACCAGATCTACGCCAACGACCAGGCCAACAAGGCCGCCGACTACCAGTCGCTGATCGTCGCCTACCGGAACGGCGCGCCGGTCCACCTTTCCGATATCGGCGAGGTCACGGACGGGGTCGAAAATCTCCGCAACGCCGGGCTGGCAAACGGCAAGCCGGCCGTGCTGGTCATCCTCTACCGGCAGCCGGGCGCCAACATCATCTCTACCGTCGATCTGGTGAAGGGGCTGATGCCGCAGCTGCGGGCGTCGGTTTCGCCTGCCATTGACATCGGACTGGCGGTCGACCGGTCGACCACCATTCGCACCTCGCTGCGCGACGTCGAGCGCAGTTTGATCCTCGCCGTGCTGCTGGTGATCATCGTGGTTTTCGCATTCCTGCGGAACCTGCGCGCGACGCTGGTGCCGGTCGTGGCGGTGTCGGTGTCGCTGATCGCGACATTCGCGGCCATGTACCTGATGGGCTACAGTCTCGACAATCTGTCGCTGATGGCGCTCACGGTCGCGACCGGTTTTGTGGTCGACGACGCCATCGTCGTGCTCGAGAACATCACCCGCTATATCGAGGACGGGATGTCGCCGCTGCAGGCCGCCCTCAGGGGCGCCAACGAAGTCGGCTTCACCGTGCTGTCGATGAGCATTTCCCTGATTGCCGTCTTCATTCCGATCCTGCTGATGGGCGGCATCGTCGGCCGCCTGTTCCGCGAATTTGCCATGACGATCTCCATCGCGATCGTGATCTCGCTGGCGGTTTCGCTGGCGACCACGCCGATGATGTGCGCCGTGCTGCTGCGTCATGAGTCCGGCCAGGGGCATGGACGGCTCTACCGGGCCAGCGAGCGGTTCTTCGATTCGATGCTGAATTTCTATCGGCGGACACTGACCGTGGCACTGCTGCATCCGCGATCGATCATGGTGGTGCTGGGGGCCGTGCTGTTCCTCAATTTTGTTTTGTATTACTACATCCCCAAGGGCTTCTTCCCGCAGCAGGATACCGGACGGGTGGTCGGATCGATCCAGGCCGATCAGAGCATCTCGTTTCAATTGATGCAGCAGAAGCTGGCGCAGTTCGTCACCATCATCAAGCAGGATCCCGCGGTCGAAACCGTCGTCGGCTTCACCGGCGGCGGCCAGACCAATTCCGGCTTCGTGTTCGCCTCCTTGCGCCCGCTCGGCGAGCGCAACATTTCCGCCGACGGCGTCATCGCGCGGTTGCGGCGCGAGATGTCGGTCGTTCCCGGCGCAACCCTGTTCCTGCAGGCCGTGCAGGATATCCGCGTCGGCGGCCGGGCCAGCAATGCGCAGTATCAATACACCCTGCAGGGCTCCTCCCTGGAGGAGCTCAATGACTGGACGCCGAAGATCGCCGCGGCCCTGCAGGGCGACCCGAACCTCGCCGACGTCAACAGCGACCAGCAGAACAAGGGGCTGGAATCCGATCTGGTGATCGATCGGGACGCCGCCGCCCGATTGGGAATCACCGTCAGCCAGATCGACAACACGCTCTATGACGCGTTCGGCCAGCGCCAGGTTTCGACCATCTATGTCGCCCGCAACCAGTATCATGTGATCATGGAGGTGGCGCCGCGCTATTGGGAAAGTCCGGAAACGCTGAAAGACGTCTACATCAGCACCTCGGGCGGCTCGGTCGGCGGCTCGCAGGCGACCAACGCGGTGGCGGGCACTGTGGTTGCGACCGGAACGTCGGCCGCGGCCAACTCCGCCAACGCCCAGGCGGCGCGAAATCTCGCGACCAATTCGATCGGCGCCACCGGCAAGGGCGTTGCCTCGACCGGCTCCGCGGTCAGCACCAGCCAGGAGACCATGATTCCGCTGTCCGCGGTGGCGCATTTCACGCAAGGGGCTACTCCGCTTGCGGTCAATCACCAGGGGCTGCTGGTCGCCAGCACGATTTCGTTCAATCTGCCGCCGAATGTCTCGCTGAGCACCGCGATCGCCTCGATCGAGGCCGCCATGAACAAGATCGGCGTGCCCGCGTCGGTGCGCGGGACCTTCCAGGGCTCGGCGAAGGCCTTCCAGGACTCGCTGAGCAACCAGCCCTTCCTCATCCTGGCGGCCCTGGTCACGATCTACATCGTGCTCGGCGTGCTCTACGAAAGCTACGTTCATCCGCTGACCATTCTGTCGACCTTGCCGTCCGCGGGCGTCGGCGCGCTGCTGGCGCTGATGGCGTTCCATGTCGACTTCAGCATCATGGCGCTGATCGGCGTCATTCTGCTGATCGGCATCGTCAAGAAGAACGCCATCATGATGATCGATTTTGCGCTCGACGCCGAGCGCAGGCGCGGTCTCAGTCCGCTCGATGCCATCCACGAGGCCTGCCTGCTGCGCTTCCGGCCGATCATGATGACGACGATGGCGGCCATGCTCGGCGCGCTGCCGCTTGCGCTCGGCATGGGCGATGGCGGCGAACTCCGGCAGCCGCTCGGCATCGCGATCGTCGGCGGCCTTGCGCTCAGCCAGCTGCTGACGCTGTATTCGACGCCGGTCATCTATCTCTATATGGACCGGTTCCGGATCTGGAGCCGGGGTCTCAGGGGCGGACGTGACGCCCCGTTTTCGCCCGGCCCCGGGCTGCAGCCGGGCGAATAG
- a CDS encoding MdtB/MuxB family multidrug efflux RND transporter permease subunit, with the protein MSPSQPFILRPVATTLLMIAIMLSGLLAFRFLPVAALPEVDYPTIQVQTFYPGASPDVMTSSVTAPLEVQFGQMPNLNQMSSVSSAGASVITLQFGLTISLDVAEQEVQAAINAAGNLLPSDLPAPPIYAKVNPADAPILTLGLTSKTMPLTQVEDFVDTRLAQKISQLPGVGLVSISGGQRPAVRIRADIRKLAAYGLNIDDLRTTLGNANINTPKGNFDGAMRAYTINANDQIRNAADYKSLVVAYKNGSPVRLSDVGDVIDGAQNDKLGAWMNETPAIILNIQRQPGANVISVVEGIKALLPQLQASLPAAIDLNILTDRTVTIRASVQDVEYELTLAVILVVLVIFVFLRNTRATLIPSLSVPLSLVGTLGAMYLFGFSLNNLSLMALTIATGFVVDDAIVVIENISRYLEEGDTPLQAALRGSEQIGFTIISLTVSLIAVLIPLLFMGDVVGRLFREFAITLSVTILISAVVSLTLVPMACAKLLKAETETRENAFQRYSREGFDRIILVYGRALNWVLDRQTFVLFIALGTFALTAFLYVAIPKGFFPLQDTGVIQAISEAPQSVSYAAMAERQQQLASAILRDPDVDSLSSFIGVDGTNTTLNSGRILINLKSHDQRKSDIATVMQRIKNSTASLTGITLYMQPVQDLTIEGTVSRTQYQFILQDADPAQLAEWTPKLVDKLNQLPQLADVASDISNQGLSVYIQIDRDQAARFGITPATIDNALYDSYGQRIVSTIFTNSNQYRVILEADPSLQTSLKSLSDIYLPSSVGGPPVPLAVMAKMREETAPLQVSHLGQFPASTVSFNLAPGASLGEAVTAIKQAQVDIGLPLSVISSFQGAALAFQSSLSNQLFLILAAIVTVYIVLGVLYESFIHPLTILSTLPSAGIGALLALMAAGDDLTIVAIIGIILLIGIVKKNAIMMIDFALDAERNEGKPPREAIYQACLLRFRPILMTTMAAVLGALPLMLGTGAGSELRHPLGISIVGGLLVSQLLTLFTTPVIYLWFDRLAARFAGPAGEGRPANELN; encoded by the coding sequence ATGAGTCCGTCGCAGCCGTTCATTCTGCGGCCCGTGGCAACCACCCTGCTGATGATCGCCATCATGCTGTCGGGCTTGCTGGCGTTCAGGTTCCTGCCGGTCGCCGCTTTGCCCGAAGTGGACTATCCGACCATCCAGGTGCAGACGTTCTATCCCGGCGCCAGTCCTGACGTGATGACTTCGTCCGTCACCGCTCCGCTCGAGGTGCAGTTCGGCCAGATGCCGAATCTAAACCAGATGAGTTCGGTGAGTTCGGCCGGGGCATCGGTCATCACGCTGCAGTTCGGGCTCACGATTTCCCTCGATGTTGCCGAACAAGAGGTCCAGGCCGCCATCAATGCCGCGGGCAATCTGCTGCCCTCCGATCTTCCGGCGCCGCCGATCTATGCCAAGGTGAACCCGGCCGACGCGCCGATCCTGACGCTGGGGCTGACGTCGAAAACAATGCCGCTGACGCAAGTCGAAGATTTCGTCGATACGCGTCTTGCGCAAAAGATCTCCCAACTCCCCGGCGTCGGCCTGGTCAGCATCAGCGGCGGGCAACGGCCGGCGGTACGCATTCGTGCCGACATCCGCAAACTCGCCGCCTACGGACTCAACATCGACGACCTGCGCACCACCCTTGGCAACGCCAACATCAACACGCCGAAGGGAAACTTCGACGGAGCGATGCGGGCCTATACCATCAACGCCAACGATCAGATCCGCAACGCCGCCGACTATAAATCGCTGGTCGTAGCCTACAAGAACGGCTCGCCGGTCCGGCTCAGCGACGTCGGCGACGTCATCGATGGCGCCCAGAACGACAAGCTTGGCGCCTGGATGAACGAGACCCCGGCGATCATCCTGAATATTCAGCGGCAACCCGGCGCCAACGTCATCTCGGTGGTCGAGGGAATCAAGGCGTTGTTGCCGCAACTGCAGGCGTCGCTGCCTGCCGCGATCGATCTCAACATTCTGACCGACCGGACCGTGACCATCCGTGCATCGGTGCAGGATGTGGAATATGAACTGACGCTCGCCGTGATCCTGGTGGTGCTGGTGATCTTCGTGTTCCTGCGCAATACGCGGGCGACCTTGATCCCGAGTCTCTCGGTCCCGCTATCGCTGGTCGGCACGCTCGGCGCCATGTACCTGTTCGGCTTCAGCCTCAACAATCTCTCGCTGATGGCGCTGACCATCGCCACCGGCTTCGTGGTCGACGACGCCATCGTCGTGATCGAGAACATCTCCCGTTACCTCGAAGAGGGCGATACCCCGTTGCAGGCGGCACTGCGCGGCTCCGAGCAGATCGGCTTCACCATCATCTCGCTCACGGTGTCGCTGATCGCGGTGCTGATTCCGCTGCTGTTCATGGGCGACGTGGTCGGCCGGCTGTTCAGGGAGTTCGCCATCACGCTGTCGGTCACGATCCTGATTTCCGCCGTGGTGTCGCTGACCTTGGTGCCGATGGCCTGCGCCAAGCTGCTCAAGGCCGAAACCGAAACCCGCGAGAACGCCTTTCAGCGCTACAGCCGCGAAGGGTTCGACCGGATCATCCTGGTTTACGGGCGTGCGCTCAACTGGGTGCTCGATCGCCAGACCTTCGTGCTCTTTATTGCCTTGGGCACATTCGCGCTGACCGCCTTTCTCTACGTCGCCATTCCCAAGGGGTTTTTTCCGCTGCAGGACACCGGCGTCATTCAGGCGATATCCGAGGCGCCGCAGTCGGTGTCCTACGCCGCGATGGCAGAGCGGCAGCAGCAACTCGCCAGCGCCATTCTCAGGGATCCAGACGTCGACAGTCTTTCTTCATTCATCGGCGTCGACGGGACCAATACCACGCTCAACAGCGGCCGGATTCTGATCAATCTCAAGTCGCACGATCAGCGCAAATCCGACATCGCCACGGTGATGCAGCGCATCAAGAACAGCACGGCATCGCTGACCGGCATCACCCTCTATATGCAGCCTGTCCAGGATCTGACGATCGAGGGCACCGTCAGCCGGACCCAATACCAGTTTATCCTGCAGGACGCGGATCCGGCACAGCTTGCCGAATGGACGCCCAAACTGGTCGACAAGCTCAATCAGCTTCCGCAGCTTGCCGACGTGGCCAGCGATATCTCGAACCAGGGTCTGTCGGTCTACATTCAAATCGACCGTGATCAGGCCGCCCGTTTCGGCATCACGCCGGCGACGATCGACAATGCGCTGTACGACTCGTACGGCCAGCGCATCGTCTCCACCATCTTCACCAACTCCAACCAGTACCGCGTTATTCTCGAAGCCGACCCCAGCCTGCAGACCTCGCTGAAATCATTGTCGGACATCTATCTGCCGTCGTCGGTCGGTGGCCCGCCGGTGCCGCTGGCGGTGATGGCCAAGATGCGGGAAGAGACCGCGCCGCTGCAGGTCTCGCATCTCGGCCAGTTTCCCGCATCCACCGTATCCTTCAACCTGGCGCCGGGCGCCTCGCTCGGCGAGGCGGTGACGGCGATCAAGCAGGCGCAAGTCGACATCGGCCTGCCGCTCAGCGTCATCAGCAGCTTTCAGGGCGCGGCCCTGGCGTTTCAATCCTCGCTCTCAAATCAGCTTTTCCTGATTCTGGCCGCGATCGTCACCGTCTATATCGTGCTGGGCGTGCTCTATGAGAGCTTCATCCACCCGCTCACCATCCTCTCGACGCTGCCATCGGCCGGAATTGGCGCGCTGCTGGCGCTGATGGCCGCCGGCGACGATCTCACCATCGTCGCGATCATCGGCATTATCCTTCTGATCGGCATCGTAAAGAAGAATGCGATCATGATGATCGACTTTGCGCTGGACGCCGAGCGCAACGAGGGCAAGCCGCCGCGGGAGGCGATCTACCAGGCCTGCCTGTTGCGGTTCCGCCCGATCCTGATGACAACCATGGCCGCCGTGCTTGGCGCATTGCCGCTGATGCTGGGGACCGGCGCGGGTTCCGAACTGCGGCATCCGCTCGGCATTTCCATCGTCGGCGGCCTGCTGGTCAGCCAACTGCTGACCTTGTTTACGACGCCGGTGATCTATCTCTGGTTCGACCGCCTGGCGGCGCGGTTTGCCGGACCTGCCGGCGAAGGCCGCCCGGCCAACGAGTTGAACTGA
- a CDS encoding MdtA/MuxA family multidrug efflux RND transporter periplasmic adaptor subunit, whose translation MNQPIKSLKEAPLVEPSQIPKPRPRRRLVLTFILVLLIVAGVVWWTRHEGAPQQAGAGRNAAPMSIVPATVGKGDIGINLNALGTVTSLATVTIRTQISGYLMKIDFTEGQEVKKGDLLAEIDPRPYEATLAQMKGQLTRDEALLKGAQVDLARYQGLAAQNAVPHQTLDTQIALVAQDQGTVEADRGMVRSAEVNLQYCLILSPLDGRVGLRQVDQGNYVTPGDTSGLTVITQLQPISVLFTVPEDNLQAISKRLQEGAVLPTTAYDRGGANKIADGSLQTFDSQIDPTTGTIKLRAQFPNESKALYPNQFVNVRLLLDTHKGVTTMPTAGVQRGVPGTFVYLVNADSTVSVRPVKLGVTDGDNVEVSSGLAPGDRIVVDGADKLRDGAKINIRTEAGTGTPPPPGPVKSGGKKQRSDSGQKQ comes from the coding sequence ATGAACCAACCGATAAAATCTCTCAAGGAAGCTCCGTTAGTCGAGCCTTCGCAAATCCCCAAGCCTCGGCCGCGCCGGCGCCTCGTTCTGACATTTATCCTGGTTTTGCTGATCGTGGCCGGCGTGGTCTGGTGGACCAGGCACGAGGGCGCGCCGCAGCAGGCTGGCGCCGGTCGCAATGCTGCACCGATGTCGATCGTGCCCGCGACCGTTGGCAAGGGCGATATCGGGATCAACCTCAATGCGCTCGGTACCGTCACCTCGCTTGCCACCGTCACCATCAGGACCCAGATCAGCGGCTATCTGATGAAGATCGATTTCACGGAAGGTCAGGAGGTCAAGAAAGGCGACCTGCTCGCCGAAATCGATCCACGGCCGTACGAAGCCACCCTGGCGCAGATGAAGGGTCAGCTTACGCGCGACGAAGCGCTGCTGAAGGGCGCTCAAGTCGATCTGGCCCGCTACCAGGGCCTGGCGGCGCAGAATGCCGTGCCGCATCAGACGCTGGACACGCAAATCGCCCTGGTCGCTCAGGACCAGGGCACGGTCGAAGCCGACCGCGGCATGGTTCGGTCGGCCGAGGTGAACCTGCAATATTGCCTTATCCTGTCGCCGCTGGACGGCCGCGTCGGACTGCGCCAGGTCGACCAGGGCAACTATGTGACTCCCGGCGACACCAGCGGTCTCACTGTCATCACGCAATTGCAGCCGATCAGCGTTCTGTTTACGGTCCCGGAAGATAACCTGCAGGCCATTTCGAAGCGGCTGCAGGAAGGAGCCGTGCTGCCCACAACTGCCTATGATCGCGGCGGCGCCAACAAGATCGCCGACGGTTCATTGCAGACTTTCGACAGCCAGATCGATCCGACCACCGGAACGATCAAGCTGCGGGCGCAGTTTCCGAACGAATCGAAGGCGCTTTATCCGAACCAGTTCGTGAATGTCCGGCTGCTGCTCGACACCCACAAGGGCGTCACCACGATGCCGACGGCGGGCGTCCAGCGCGGGGTGCCGGGCACCTTCGTCTATCTCGTCAATGCCGACAGTACCGTGTCGGTCCGTCCGGTCAAACTCGGGGTCACCGACGGCGACAACGTCGAGGTTAGCTCCGGACTGGCGCCGGGCGATCGCATCGTGGTCGATGGAGCCGACAAGCTGCGCGACGGCGCCAAGATCAACATACGGACGGAAGCCGGCACCGGCACGCCGCCGCCGCCGGGCCCGGTCAAGTCGGGCGGCAAGAAACAGCGTTCGGATAGCGGACAGAAACAATGA
- the aroQ gene encoding type II 3-dehydroquinate dehydratase: MKRLMILNGPNLNLLGVREPHIYGTTTLAQIRESCEQHAKQLELSLSFHQSNHEGELVDLIQSARQTADAIIINPAGYSFTSIAILDAIKAFEGPVLEVHISNIHARDEYHRHSKISSVATGVICGLGPYGYIAAMHALAEMAKKA; encoded by the coding sequence ATGAAACGATTGATGATCCTGAACGGCCCCAACCTCAATCTTCTGGGCGTGCGGGAGCCGCATATATACGGGACCACCACCTTGGCGCAGATCAGGGAAAGCTGCGAGCAGCACGCCAAGCAGCTCGAGCTCTCGCTTTCGTTTCATCAATCCAACCATGAAGGCGAACTGGTCGACCTGATCCAGTCGGCGCGGCAGACCGCCGACGCCATCATCATCAATCCCGCCGGCTATTCCTTCACGTCGATCGCCATCCTCGATGCAATCAAGGCGTTCGAGGGGCCGGTGCTGGAAGTGCACATTTCCAATATCCACGCTCGCGACGAATATCACCGGCATTCGAAAATTTCCTCTGTCGCCACGGGCGTTATTTGCGGCTTGGGACCTTACGGCTATATCGCAGCGATGCACGCGCTCGCCGAGATGGCCAAAAAGGCCTGA
- a CDS encoding cyclase family protein produces MKIVDLSRELYHRTPSYPGHPPVIHGVWTTHEESFVASGNVHGLSSMFISMPDHAGTHIDAPRHFNKGGQPINEYPLENCIVPGICIDLRHIAPRAEITPADLETAVQKAGAPVPKGGTVLLCTGHHERTFPRKEYATDNSGVNVAATEWLAGQGVVHFGIDSMRPGPEGKVNSLVHKACGELGITHIESLCNLEALLGAGRFTFIGLPMKWRDGTGSPIRAVAVFEM; encoded by the coding sequence GTGAAGATCGTCGACCTCAGCCGTGAACTCTATCACCGCACCCCGAGCTATCCGGGGCATCCTCCCGTGATCCACGGCGTCTGGACCACGCATGAGGAATCGTTCGTCGCATCCGGCAACGTGCACGGGCTGTCCTCGATGTTCATCTCGATGCCCGACCACGCCGGCACCCACATCGACGCGCCCAGGCACTTCAACAAAGGCGGCCAGCCGATCAATGAATACCCGCTGGAGAACTGCATCGTGCCGGGCATCTGCATTGACCTGCGCCACATCGCGCCGCGTGCCGAGATCACGCCCGCCGATCTCGAGACCGCGGTGCAGAAGGCCGGCGCGCCGGTACCGAAAGGCGGCACCGTTCTGCTGTGCACCGGCCATCACGAGCGCACCTTCCCGCGCAAGGAATATGCGACCGACAATTCCGGCGTCAATGTCGCCGCCACCGAATGGCTGGCCGGGCAAGGCGTCGTGCATTTCGGCATCGATTCGATGCGGCCCGGGCCCGAAGGCAAGGTGAACTCGCTGGTTCACAAGGCGTGCGGCGAACTCGGCATCACCCACATCGAGAGCCTGTGCAATCTGGAAGCGCTGCTCGGCGCGGGTCGCTTCACCTTTATCGGTCTGCCGATGAAGTGGCGCGACGGCACGGGATCACCGATCCGTGCCGTCGCCGTGTTCGAAATGTGA
- a CDS encoding amidohydrolase family protein: MTTRRNFLKGGSAAVATGIVFCSCGLLQSAHAQQASRQKLPVMVNGKRVKTIDVHAHCLFPEAGKLLGEAGSAPSPVRGADEAVIALDKRLAAMDAQAVDMEVLSINPNWYNRDRDLAGRIVKIQNEKLAELCASKPDRFAAFASLTLQAPDLAVQELETAVKKQGLKGAAIGGNVNGEAFADPKFHPVWAKAEELGVPLFIHPQGIPELNKQLAGNGWLTNAVGYPVETTIALSHMIFEGTFDRFPRLKVIAAHGGGFLPSYADRSDHACLVNPGGCNPNVKLAKQPTEYLKQIYFDSLVFTPEALRHLVAQVGIGQIVLGSDYPFPWQLQPVDHIFASASLSDDDRADILGRTAAKLLDLET; this comes from the coding sequence ATGACAACGCGCCGTAACTTTCTGAAAGGCGGCAGCGCTGCCGTCGCCACCGGCATCGTCTTCTGCAGCTGCGGGCTTTTGCAAAGCGCGCACGCGCAGCAGGCGTCGCGGCAAAAACTTCCCGTGATGGTCAACGGAAAGCGGGTCAAGACCATCGACGTCCACGCCCACTGTCTATTCCCCGAAGCCGGCAAGCTGCTGGGCGAGGCGGGTTCGGCACCTTCTCCGGTCAGAGGCGCGGACGAGGCCGTCATCGCGCTCGACAAGCGGCTCGCCGCCATGGACGCGCAGGCGGTCGACATGGAGGTGCTGTCGATCAATCCTAACTGGTACAACCGTGACCGCGATCTGGCCGGCCGGATCGTCAAGATCCAGAACGAGAAGCTGGCCGAGCTTTGCGCCTCGAAGCCCGACCGATTCGCGGCCTTTGCCTCGCTCACCCTGCAGGCGCCCGATCTCGCGGTGCAGGAACTCGAAACCGCGGTCAAAAAGCAGGGCCTGAAGGGCGCCGCGATCGGCGGCAACGTCAACGGCGAGGCCTTTGCCGATCCCAAATTTCATCCGGTGTGGGCCAAGGCGGAGGAACTCGGCGTTCCCCTGTTCATCCATCCGCAGGGCATCCCCGAACTCAACAAGCAACTGGCCGGCAACGGCTGGCTGACCAACGCGGTCGGCTATCCCGTCGAGACGACGATCGCGCTCTCGCACATGATTTTCGAAGGTACGTTCGACCGCTTTCCCAGGCTGAAAGTGATCGCCGCCCATGGCGGCGGTTTTCTTCCTTCCTACGCGGATCGTTCCGACCATGCCTGTCTGGTTAATCCCGGGGGCTGCAACCCGAACGTCAAGCTCGCAAAGCAGCCGACGGAATATCTCAAGCAGATCTATTTCGATTCACTGGTGTTCACGCCCGAGGCGCTCCGTCATCTGGTGGCCCAGGTCGGCATCGGTCAGATCGTGCTCGGCAGCGACTATCCCTTTCCCTGGCAATTGCAGCCGGTCGATCACATCTTCGCCTCCGCGTCGCTCAGCGATGACGACAGGGCCGACATCCTCGGCCGCACCGCGGCGAAGCTCCTCGATTTGGAGACGTAG
- a CDS encoding PepSY domain-containing protein produces the protein MRKYIIPIIAVAALGLAEPALAYDSGNLMSMQAALGVATDLGLATVSHTQFAGDEWQIEGRDISGRWMEVDVDAATGEVLNVDR, from the coding sequence ATGCGAAAATATATCATCCCGATCATTGCGGTCGCAGCGCTCGGCCTTGCGGAACCCGCCCTAGCCTATGACTCCGGCAACCTCATGTCGATGCAGGCCGCATTGGGTGTTGCAACCGACCTTGGTCTCGCAACTGTGTCCCATACCCAGTTCGCCGGCGACGAATGGCAGATCGAGGGACGGGATATATCAGGCCGATGGATGGAGGTTGATGTCGACGCCGCCACGGGTGAAGTACTCAACGTCGACCGGTAG